A window of Solanum stenotomum isolate F172 chromosome 9, ASM1918654v1, whole genome shotgun sequence genomic DNA:
agttcctcaaagattatgatatgagtgtgcattaccatccgggtaaggcgaatgtagtagcagatgctcttagcagattatccatgggtagtgtatcacatgttgaggaagaaaagagagagctagcaaaggatgttcacagacttgctcgcctaggagttcgtcttatgagcatatcagatggtggtgtaacggttcaaaatggggcagaatcttctttagtagtagaggttaaggaaatgcaagatagtgatccaatcttgcttgaacttaagggtgcagtccacaatcagagagtggaggttttctcccaagggggagatggtgtacttcgctatcaaggtagattgtgtgttcctgatgtgggtgaattgagacagcatattctcgcagaagcccacaattccagatattctattcatccaagcgccactaagatgtaccgtgacctacgggaagtctattggtggaatggtatgaaaagagatatagcagacttcgtggctaagtgccccaattgccagcaagtaaaggaagaacatcaaaaaccagggggtatgactcaagagattgacattcctacttggaagtgggaagtgatcaacatggacttcatcacaggtttacctcgtactcgcagacaacatgactccatttgggtgattgttgatagggttactaagtcttctcgctttttggcggtcaagactacagattcggcggaggattacgccaagctttacattaatgagattgtgaggttgcatggagttcctttgtctatcatctcagatagaggtcctcagtttacatctcatttatggaagtcatttcagaaaggtcttggtactcaggttaaacttagcacagcatttcatccgcagacggatggtcaggcagagcgtatcattcagaccttagaggacatattGAGAGCTTGtctgatcgacttcaagggtagttgggatgatcaccttcctctaatagagttcgcctacaacaatagctaccattccagcatttagatggccccttatgaggcattgtatgggcgtagatgtagatctccagttggttggtttgaagtaggtgaagcagccttgataggactaGATTCGGttcttgatgctatggagaaagtgcaactcattagagatagactcaAGACTGCTCaaagtcgccagaagtcttatgcagatgtgagaagaagagaactagagttccaagttgatgattgggttttcctgaaagtgtcacccataaagggggtgatgagatttggcaagaaagggaagctcagtcccagatatgtaggcccttaccggatcttgaaaaggattggtaaaatggcttatgagttagagttgtcagcagacttagcagcagtacatccaatctttcacatttctcttttgaagaagtgtgtgggtgatccagtatccatagtgccattagagagtgtggctgtaAGAGATAGCCTttcatatgaggatgtaccagttgagattctcgatcgtcaggttagaaggttgagaaataaagaagtcgcttcagtcaaggttttgtggaggagtcagtcagtagagggagctacttgggaagcagaagcagccatgaagtccaagtatccttacctctttccttctgattccattccagcttgaggtaatagttcctcttcaatttttcagtcattcatgcgtaaattcagtcttagaatcatgttccttcagtttgtacttgcattttcagcgtatttacatgttcttggaactcagttcagtcagaaattcagttcttaATGTtcagtggtagggattgcagccctctccctccatttcagctagtttagtcttcattcgaggatgaatggtcccaagggggagataatgtaacaccccgtatccgaaaatagagatttcagatttctggtgttacaggtggcattcacggacaccatccacggaccgtagatggacttacggtccatcctgcaggtccgtggttcgtgacagaaaacttccccagaactcagtcagaaaatttggctaagtgttgacccacggctggacttacagtccgtagatcaggTCACTGACCGTAGTTCGTGTCTGTGGATCGATGCCCtaaaagcccagcttcagtccgaaactacggttgaccagcacggaccgtcattcgatccacggtccgtaggtctgaccgtagatgaggttagcagctagttagatgaaaaatattgaggGGTCAACTTCatatggtcataacttttatcacaaaatgaattatgtgtcccatgacctacggttagatagataattgaattatctttccaacgccatcgagtttgctaaattctgacctccgagtaaaaggttatgctcgttttagtgaaaacctgtcgagcaggcttgacttacggacgcaatctacggaccgtagattgacctacggcccgaaggtccaatccgtaggtcactccgacagcagttaattcaggggtcctttggtcttttcctatttcatttaactcCTAGGATACGtcatttagaccctaaatcatgagaatttagtcagtttaaacctagaaacataattagaacttaccttagtcaaaatcattaatcaaacttagaagaattagaaacaagagaggagaaaagaggtcaagaaccctagttcaagaacgcagcaaggttcgaTCAGTTctagccccgaaatcgaaagatttctccgtggaattcgtcgccaggtatgtgggatttcactagtgggttcctttcgcccattaggtccctaaaattcaatcagattcttaattccatgattatgaacagacctagggtttctagaatttgaacagatcatcatgagttagttatttaaatgttctaaattagattatcatgttattgctcagtttatcgcatgaatttcagaaccctagctatgtatttctttagttcttgaattacacatgctaggtcagatatttcagtattcagttttacatgcctcagtttatgaatgcatcattatcagattaattgttgcattctcagtttgcatgttcagtttcgagctatccagtatttacagaaattcagtaataactagttaaccacttaattcattgggagtagcataataccgagttggactagggtttcagcgtacccatatagtcccagaactacgagccacgtaggtgtaagtcccctctgtgggcaacatcagtttagtgatcatgccagcatgcctctatacctctggcagggtatattgggtcctctcgatggggcgtatacatcggactccacatttagctcatgtggttttatgtcggttattagtagctcccacagttcagtcagactctattgcattgaccatatttcagtattcagtctcagcatgttataaatttggtcattgtattcagttagctcaatattcagtattttcagtatctatatcatgtccagattatttcattggtttattgctttgttcaattatatgttatttcagctttactatatcctgcatgctcggtacctttcaagtactgacgcatacgtgcgctacatcttctcgtgatgtaggttcaggttcttagcatccagatcacgcttagatcgattcccgatcatcagttcagcaacatcagtggtgggtcctcattcttcgaggactagtgacatgtttatccttactgcttttagtctttagtttcagttttgctagatctagttggggcatgtcccaacatttctagtcagtttaaaggcttatttcagacatagatagattcagcttagtattgagttattaacttctttgtattaaactcatcagttttcatatatctcagttatagtatatgggtattccccatcttttcagatttatttatgatttagcttccgcacagtttctattattcagattatatttagtatgctcatgataatgccagcagggttagcttgggatcacttgtggtcttaggtcccgtgttcgcgtctcgggggtagctcggggcgtgacagtcttcttttctcctcttgaacatTTTTTTGATAACCCTAGCGTGAATTATGAGTGCATAAACTGAActaaatcagtttagacccaattaattactaaaaatgaattaacttgaTTATGTGAGGAACAGACCAAAATACTCTTCTTAAATTCGGGTAACTTTCTTTAATTGAATAGCCcgacttcaaacaatcatatctccttcatacgaactcaaaattagcaaactcggtggcgttgaaaagatgattccaagacctttcatttgatacctCATAGCCTACCTAACTAAttatgtactgaaagttatggccatttgaagttgacccaaaactcatatcttaagcttaacttgcaaaatttcagatttcgctttttccaatttagttctttctatttttagttcTTTTAAATACTGAGGTGTTACATGTATGCAATATCGTATTTCAAACAATGAACTTTTATTCTCATAAGCATTGATTGATTATTTATCTGTGACATTTAATGTCACATCAGCTTGggtatatatcaatattatCAAGATAAATTTGTCTTGATTATATATTCTGAATATGCTCTTATCTCAATTATCTTGCAAGAATAATTTTGCGAAATATACAATAGTATTCAGGACCATTAGATAAGTTATTTGAGGCAATTCAAGATTTTATTAAGGATGTACAAAAGGCAACATCAactgaaaatattaaataccaATATTACCCCTAAAACAGTCAGTTAggcttagttttttttttccaaccaTTAAAATAGAGTACAACTTCAAAAGCATTAATATACAAACAACTCAATGAAGATAATAAGGGAATCTCCTAAATATCCATAATCCAGGATAAATAAGGAGCTCAACTCTCCCTTATATATAAggaaatattacataaatggGCCATAAAACccaaaataattacatgttcaTACTCAAATTCAAAGTAATTGAAGAAATACCAATACTCTCATAAATAATTACGGCCCATACACCCTTCATAAAGGTTGATAATTTTCGCTTAACCAGGActaaatcaatatcatatatGATATTGTTATCATTAAGGCTAATAATTTCGCTTAACTAATACTAAAttagtgtgtgtgtatatatatatatcctaacttgaatgttaaattattataatatccctaacttatgttgtgactttttctatgagttatgacttttctgataagttgtgacttttttcaaagggtgtgatttttcaatgagttgtgacttttccaaagagttgtcaCTTTTTGAAAGGGTTGGAAAGgtcataacttttcatataagacacaaaaaatatttgttcatactaccctttgtttactataaatagaggggtttcctctcatttttcaatcacatttttttaaaatcttctactcttcttcttcttgcattttaaatttttttgtgtgatttattgttgttgggtAAGTTCGAAGTTAGCGAAATATGAgataccactattctgatgaagtaaattgTTCAATCTTAAGAGGGTATATTCCTTAACcttgagtacttgaggaaaataattttgatgatataataattattttttgcttagtttatacattagtatgtaatgttccaatttATGAAGTTAACAtaatgtagtctaaattcatttgttttttgttaacaatttctcttgtgatgtagatatatgcttctgaatatctttttcaaaaattattaaaattctcaagagttagagaattgccacgatttgttttttttatgctcaagacaaaagaatgactttatttatctatgttacttatgtgatttacaTTGttaggaagtttgcttcaaaatagttattattatatatacattgcccttttgttttattgatttactatttcttaatatttaagtattttcgaCGAAGGAAAGTctatatgacttgtaataacccagttgaagtttgtattagtttaattttcattgtagtctaaattcatttgtttttgtcaacaatttctcttgtgatgttgATATATGCTTCTGATATCCTTTTCTAAAactattaaacttctcaagagttagagaattgtcacaatttgttttttttttatgcccaacacaaaagaatgactttatttatcaatgttacttacGTGATTTAGAATGTCAAGAAGTTtacttcaaaataattattagtatataaacattgcccttttgtttgaCTGATtaactatttcttaatatttcagtattttcgaTGAAGAAAATtccatatgacttgtaataacccAGTTGGAGTTTTTattggtttaatttttattgtagtctaagttcatttgttttttgttaacaatttctcttgtgatgtagatatatgtttctgaatatctttttccaaaattattaaacttcttaaaagttagagaattgtcacgaatTTTTTTTATGCGGAAGACAAAagatgactttatttatcaatgttacttgTGTAATTTAGATTGTTAAGAactttgcttcaaaatagttattactatgtaaacattgcccttttgttttactaatttactatttctgaatatttcagtattttcgacaaagaaaagtttatatgacttcaaataacgccagttgaagtttgtattagtttaattttattatttatttaatagataatatttatgagataaatattttcattaatgcaaaacatgcttggttgaataaattgaaaaatgtttACAAGTATATGAGCTATATCTTTGTTGGTTGTAAGATAAatatgtgattatatatatgatttcacagatagaatatattctttaattttaatttttagttttttcggtaaaaaaaaaaaggaaacttttGTCAATTAACTATAGATAGTAGATAACTATATTTGATTTATGTACACTGTCAATCGAGAAGTCAAATATAAGAGCCAACAAAAAGAACGTCATATATTATGctataacttaaaaaataaaagttaatatacaaaaatagttctaaaaaataaaatgtagttgttctccaCATGTttatatgacatctaaacagaTTAAGTgcaatacacatgcaaagcacaactggttagatgacaagaaaagtacacaacaaatatcgtctataaCGTAATATTACTGAGAAACGACTAATTatatgattgaacctcatcaaattgaaataaatatatacattattgcatttaattaataaaatttttcatggactaTCTTCATAGGTTCGTGTGAATAAGACATATATACgacgatccacattgaacattcacaaaagaaactgcaatattattttgtggaaagcttattattcaaatattcgcttaaattttctaaattaataatcatgtgcaacacacgtgtcaaaaaactagtatatatatatatatatatatatatattttacaccatatataaattgatatactattttattttacaccataaaaattgatatactattttataccgtatataaattgaaataactaatatatgtaattccgcacaaaataaggaaaaaagtgGAAATAGGAGTGAGGAAAAAGAGTGGAAATACCAGCGAGTGTAGTGCAGCTGAAGAGCTCAATGGCAGCTGCTGACAAATCCTTCACCGGTTGGCTCAAACGAGAAGACTGTAAACGCACAAAACATGATTCCGCTTTCTCCGACTGGAAGGTTCCATCAAATctctttcacttttctttttctgtttaaTTCgacaaatatttcattttcgttGCTTAGATTTAGATCTGGAGCTGTCCTTGCTTGTCTTTAATTAGGTAATTCATGATTATGGAAGTGAAGAAATGGAGAAATAACATAGTAGTTGTAGAAATGTAGaatctctttaatattactCCTATGTTCCTTAAGTGAATTTTTTGAGacttttttcattgtttaaaataattgaattgttcaaagtttaggatggatgtttgaattttttttctatattttccctttccttaattgaagttttgtatttttcagAAGATAAATTACACTACTTACAAAgtaatatttatgatttcacaaagGACAATTGTGGaaattatcatttaaattatgtGTTTGAAGGTATGTCTTAGTATATGTGCATTGCCtcacaaattcaattaatatggaatagaGGCAGTATCTAATTTGCGAGGAAAACATAGTTCTAGTGTGGTAATCTCAATTCTCTTTCTCCATGTTGGTTAGATGATGAATTGTAGCAAAGTTATATTTAGCAACTTACCTATTGTGCTTCTGATTCATCATGACTGTTTTACTGCCAGATTCTGGTTGGGCCTAATGATTGGGAGGATTATTTACTGGGGAAGGAAGGAACAGAGAGATATAGGACTCAGAACCTGCCAAACTGCACCTCATGCTCTGGAGTTTATGAACTGGGAATAGCTGTGTCACGACGAAAGACTGAGCGAGAGGCTAGCAGACTTGGCGCTGATTATATTGTTCCTGTATATGTTGGAAAATCGGATAATGTTAGGACTAGGCTGCAGCAATATGGACGTGTAGGTGCTCATTTAGAGAATGACTGTTCCAATAGCGAGCTGCGCgttgataaaaatatatctgGTCCAAAGAGAGCTGGATTATTTACAGAAACATTCTCAAGAGGCTTCTCTATTGTTTATAGGTGGGCACCTGTAAGTACATATTTCTCCTATCTACATCTTTAAGCAGCTTGCAGATGTGTCATTTTGTGGTTTCCTGTTAGATATTGAAATGGAAAAAGATGTTTCTCGCTTGGTGATGCAAGTTATAAgtaaaactgtttttttttttttgggataaatGTGAAGTTAGATTTGATAATGTTACTTTTTCTTCACAAAAATTGCAATTAGTTGTTGCTTTCGCTTGTCAGTTTTCTATTTGGCATTCATGTTAAAGCTCTCCTAGTTAGACTTAGTAATCTTGTTGATAAAATACTACCATGAGGTTCTTTCCCTAAGCTATAGATGGGTACACTAAAAGGCCAAGTTAAGTTTTCGCTTTCAGCACATCATTTTGTTCTGTTCTCTGAGAAATCATTGTGAATTGTCTGCCTGCCATGTAGTTTCGCAGTTGAGCATGTTTCAGTGAATGTAATTGCATGCTGTATTGATTATTTGTACCTTAGTTACTATGAACCATAAATTCCATTATAGGTTTTGGTATGTTTCATGATATTTAACAGATGAATGACAATAAAGATGCTGAGAGAACTGAAGCCCAGCTACTCGACAAATTTGATTATGCTTGGAATAAAGGAAGTAATGGTGTACGTCGCCACAATGATGTCCTCCGCAAGCTTGATGGCATTTCAAGAGAAACTCGTTTTCCTGCTTTCATCAGGAAACTTCAACTGTCCCTTGGGAAACGAAAGGGCATTAGAATCAAGGCATGCGAGCCCCTTTTATTGGAGAATGGATCTGATTTTCATGATAGCTTCAAAAGCACCAACTTCCTTccacaaattttgaaatttgggcGATCACAGCCAAGGATAGTTTCACTGAATTTTGGTGTAAATGGTGATCCAAATATTATTTGTGGCGTTGCTTTAGGTCATGGATGTGTCTGTATAAGGCCTCCAATAACAGGAAATAAACGATGTGCTGAGCACAAGGGAATGAAGGTAAACAGTGTAAAGTCCAAGTTGATTGCAGAAGGAAATGAGAGCACAAGATCGTGTGTGAGTATAGGTGAGGAAAATGGTCCAATTTGTGGTTTTATCTTGGATAGTGGTTCTCCTTGTGCAAGAATACCATTCCAGAGAAACAAAAGATGTATGGAGCACAAGGGATGGAGAAATCAAGGCTCCATTTCTCAGCCAATGACAGACAAAATTGGCCAGTGGACCCACAATCCTATACTGGAAAACAAGACTTCTTCTAGTAATGATTGTCAGCATATTTTATCTAGCAGAGCGGGTACACAGGACTCTCAAGATTTCTCCAGTTCTCTTATCCACCAGAACTACAATGTCATATGTGGAGTTCATTTAAATGATGGTAGTTTCTGCACCAGGCAACCTGCAGTAGGAAGAAAGCGGTGTGTAGGACATAAGGGTATGAGGGTTAAAGAGCCCATTTCTAAACAATTAGGAGTTAAAATACCAAGTTTATTTGCAGGTCCAGTTGCCAAAATTAGCAGTGGAAAAAAGCATCTGAATATAGACATTCCATCAGTCAACTATTCTCCAACTTGTGGAGCAACATTGCGTAATGGTTCTTTTTGCAGAAGGAAATCTTCGTAAGGTAATAAAAGATGCTGGCAGCACAAAGGCAGGAAGAACTGAATAAGCACTCCACAACCTGCATAATGTAGTTTCATCAGTCGTGGTGCACCCTTACACAGTGGTTCCTACTGTAAAAGGTCACTGCACCAAAGGATGCAATATAGCGGTCAATGAAACTGGACTGAGGACCAGGGTACGAAGCTCAGCAGAGGGAGGATGCATGCACCTAATGGAATAGATGGGTATCCACAGGCTGTCTTAGACACAACCAATTTGAAGTTGATGTTGGCATCTTAAAGGCATGAGGGAGATGTTCAGATGTTTCAACTGGCGTAAGATATTAGCAGGTAGCATAGTATGTGAGGACAGCAAGTCTTCAAATTTGTCATCCATGTGTgcttcaaataaaaattatgggAAATCTTCTAGTTACTAGTATGTGTATATTTACAAAGATAGTTTGCCGTGTGGCTTTGCTGTTCTGAAGACAAATTGTCCCTACGGTTTGGTTGTGCTTAACAACTTAACGTTTGCTGTTGTGAGATGAAGATGTCAGACTGATTGATATCAGTGTCTGTAATCTAATAAAACTATACACTTCGCAGCACTTCATTCATGTTCCTTCTGTTGTCTCTGTAAACTTGTCTTGAGACTTGAATAAGGAAggttgaatatttatttttttacattttggaTATCAGAAAATGTGGTAGTGACAAATTTCCGTATGTATAGTACTGAAGTTTGGTAAAGTTAAACATACAGTTTCCTATCGCACCAACGCATCTAGTGAAGGCCGTCTAGGTGTGGATGCAGATCAAATTATGTAGTGACGGCTAGACTTAGCTGGCGCTCACCAGCTACTTGTACTCTGCTATTCATCTCCCTCTTCACTTGAGGTCTCACTCTTGTTCCTTTTGGGAAAGAAACTTTGTTCTTCCACTCTCCTCAATGATCTTTTCTCAATATTCAGCCTTTCAGGGGTATGCTCTGGGATTTGGACCTTATTCTGAAAGGCTTATCAAAGACAATGctaaacggaaaagggtcaactATACCATTGtattattagaaataatataaatataccTCTAGTTATAGTTTCGGTTCAAATATAACCACCCCCAATCAATTATATGATAGTACAAAATCGTCCTTCATTTTGACGGAGGGATGCATGACTTGCTAAGAATCAATTCATTCACGTCATAGggattgaataaaattaatattagcGTGTTTCATgacaagtcatcatatgattcgTTTTTTCCATTGAACCTATTTATAGGATCTCTTGTCCCAGATTGGGCTTCCTTATATATGATTCAGAATTTATGagcttcaatttcatcaatccTTGATGTGCTTTATACTCTTTATCTTGCTAAGCCCTTAGTTTATAAATCCGCAAGAGTATCACAAGTCTTAACACAATTAGTACTGATGGTATAACAACAATCAATATGATCTCACAATATTGTGTTTTCTCCTCATGAGTCTGGATTTACCGTTGTAATAACAATTTTGTACTCTACCAATAATATTGGTGCTATcacaattaatcaaaattagaaaaatttatttctcaaaataaagtgTTTGATATAGTAAAATCAATTCACTTTTTGACTAGTTGAAaacttaaattttcttatttcaaccTCCATAGTAGAGTAAGCAAATAATACAATTTGTTTTTCTCGTCTCCAACAAATAACACAAATTTTTCTCATCTGTTAAGTACTTTTACTACAAACGCAATATCAAGTCAAGTTGTTAGTcacatatattatatttttattaggcTAGcaaactcctttttttttttgtcacacCAGTTTTACccaattgaatcaaaaggagttgTAAGACtcacaaaatcaacaaaactGTATTTCACAATGTTTTCAACATAATGTGAATTGACAGAGAAAATTTCATCACATGTTTTATGGtatttttcatttcaagaatgaaTTTTTTCTCACTCGAACCATTTCATGCTAAATGGCTACTCAACAtatttttcatagtttatttATAACTCTCATGTTAGAGCCAAAAGTCATCACAATATATCCAAACAGTAACATGTGATTTATTTCAAGATAAATATATGCACTTGTGATACTTTTTGTTAGAGCATTTCTCAAAAATGCAGAAACCACACTTTTCAAgaccattttttttctcatttcaaTAACCCCCactattttaagaatttaaatgtCAGAGGCTTGCATTGTGATGTATGTGAGGTAGCTGTCAGTTGCTCCAGTAGGCATCACTTAcccttatattatatattatttctattctaGAACTGGAGACATTCAGACTTGTTCTTTCTTCGAAATTGTATTAATGTTTAGTGGCTATTATATAACATGATAGGTTCAATTAATCCCATCTGTATGGATTTTCGTAATAGGCTCATGTGTGATTCCCCAGTTGGGGTGAAGTTTCTCTCTTCCCTTGCTCTCTTACATAATCTTTTTTAGGATAGGGATTACGAGTgtcctagctagtggatccacatataGCATATGCCATGATACagagttctaccttggcaagtagactCCACCTTCTCGATGTGGGAGttacatcggattccatgtatAGCTCGCTTAGTCTATTGTTGGTTTGTAACACCCGAAAAACTAGTatgtgaaactagagccttacgtgaGAGTTTTAGAGTTTTATGTGTGGGTTAATATTGTAAAATGGCTTCCCGAACTTAGgatgaggggtttaggggttaaatgtcaaggtacgaccccccaaggaccaaccaagggtccttgaggaggaccctaaagcctaaaccccAAGACTCCCCAAGACTGCCAAAAGCTGCCCAAAAGTGTGAGATACGGATGGGACCTACAGGgcataggtccatccacgccacGTGGGTCTAGCTCGTGGGTCAAGACCTC
This region includes:
- the LOC125875691 gene encoding protein EFFECTOR OF TRANSCRIPTION 2-like, with the protein product MAAADKSFTGWLKREDCKRTKHDSAFSDWKILVGPNDWEDYLLGKEGTERYRTQNLPNCTSCSGVYELGIAVSRRKTEREASRLGADYIVPVYVGKSDNVRTRLQQYGRVGAHLENDCSNSELRVDKNISGPKRAGLFTETFSRGFSIVYRWAPMNDNKDAERTEAQLLDKFDYAWNKGSNGVRRHNDVLRKLDGISRETRFPAFIRKLQLSLGKRKGIRIKACEPLLLENGSDFHDSFKSTNFLPQILKFGRSQPRIVSLNFGVNGDPNIICGVALGHGCVCIRPPITGNKRCAEHKGMKVNSVKSKLIAEGNESTRSCVSIGEENGPICGFILDSGSPCARIPFQRNKRCMEHKGWRNQGSISQPMTDKIGQWTHNPILENKTSSSNDCQHILSSRAGTQDSQDFSSSLIHQNYNVICGVHLNDGSFCTRQPAVGRKRCVGHKGMRVKEPISKQLGVKIPSLFAGPVAKISSGKKHLNIDIPSVNYSPTCGATLRNGSFCRRKSS